In the genome of Pelagibacterium nitratireducens, one region contains:
- a CDS encoding ParB/RepB/Spo0J family partition protein, whose translation MNDKPTRLGRGLAALIGDMQPLEAAPRQAEASTGTRRLPVEFIIANRANPRKDFDAELLEDLTNSIREKGVMQPLLVRPSDQGPDVFEIIAGERRWRAAQRAGLHEVPVIIREVDDKEALELAIIENVQRADLNPLEEAQGYGQLIEQFDYTQNDLAHVIGKSRSHVANTLRLLRLPDEVQHMLERGELTAGHARTLITSDDPLALARRIVDAGLSVREAEALHQQGAEARRPQPAGEKRPASKDADTLALEKQLSDALGLSVTLDHKDRGGKLEIRYKTLEQLDGICARLMPH comes from the coding sequence ATGAACGATAAACCCACTCGTCTCGGCCGCGGTCTGGCCGCTCTGATCGGCGATATGCAGCCTCTTGAAGCGGCGCCCCGCCAGGCAGAAGCCTCCACAGGCACCCGCCGGCTGCCCGTCGAATTCATAATTGCCAACCGGGCCAATCCGCGTAAGGATTTCGACGCCGAGCTGCTTGAGGATCTGACCAATTCGATCCGTGAAAAAGGCGTAATGCAGCCGCTTCTGGTGCGCCCGAGCGATCAGGGGCCCGATGTCTTTGAAATCATCGCGGGAGAGCGGCGCTGGCGCGCGGCGCAGCGCGCAGGACTGCACGAGGTTCCCGTCATCATCCGTGAGGTCGATGACAAGGAAGCGCTTGAGCTGGCAATCATCGAAAACGTCCAGCGCGCCGACCTCAATCCGCTTGAAGAAGCCCAAGGCTATGGGCAGCTGATCGAACAGTTCGACTATACCCAAAACGATCTGGCGCACGTCATTGGCAAGTCCCGCTCCCATGTTGCCAACACGCTCAGGTTGTTGCGGCTGCCCGACGAGGTCCAGCACATGCTCGAGCGCGGCGAGCTTACCGCGGGGCATGCCAGAACGTTGATTACCTCGGATGATCCATTGGCTTTGGCACGCCGAATCGTTGACGCCGGGCTGTCGGTGCGCGAGGCCGAAGCGTTGCATCAGCAGGGGGCGGAAGCGCGTCGGCCGCAACCGGCCGGCGAAAAGCGGCCGGCGTCGAAAGATGCGGACACACTGGCCCTGGAAAAGCAGCTGTCGGACGCCTTGGGCCTTTCGGTGACGCTCGATCACAAGGATCGTGGCGGCAAACTGGAAATCCGCTACAAAACGCTTGAGCAGCTCGACGGAATTTGCGCGCGCCTCATGCCGCATTGA
- the holA gene encoding DNA polymerase III subunit delta: MSALKGRDIEKFLARPDLTSGLVLVYGPDTGLVSENAARLVKYFAGDPPDPESLSQLHMSEIDADPQRLGILARSPSLFGGQTTIRIRAATNKLAPTLVELLDEGAQALFVVEGADLKPSDALRKHAEARKDARALPCYADTGQTIDTLIRETFAAANIALEADLAPMLRDMLGNDRQVTRSELQKLVLYAGDGGRLTRDDVMRLCGDNAALAIDAVVDSIATGHARRFDDAMTRAAAAGTDAQRLLIVAMQHFSRLRAMRAEIDAGASVDQIVSRATPRIHFSRKAGFEQQLRLWNDDGLAAACNRLAAAILDSRKSGPLAPAIGRQALLAICMAAARR; encoded by the coding sequence ATGAGCGCACTCAAGGGGCGCGACATCGAGAAGTTTCTCGCGCGCCCCGACCTGACCTCGGGCCTTGTACTGGTTTATGGTCCCGATACCGGTCTGGTCAGCGAGAATGCGGCGCGGCTGGTCAAGTATTTCGCCGGCGATCCGCCAGATCCCGAAAGCCTGTCGCAATTGCATATGAGCGAGATCGACGCCGATCCCCAAAGACTGGGTATTCTGGCGCGCAGCCCATCCTTGTTTGGCGGTCAGACCACTATTCGCATTCGCGCGGCGACAAACAAACTGGCGCCCACCCTTGTCGAACTCCTCGACGAAGGAGCCCAGGCCCTCTTCGTCGTGGAAGGCGCGGATCTAAAGCCCTCCGACGCCCTGCGCAAGCATGCCGAAGCGCGCAAAGATGCCAGGGCATTGCCCTGTTATGCCGACACCGGCCAGACTATCGATACATTGATCCGCGAAACATTTGCCGCGGCCAATATTGCGCTGGAGGCCGATCTGGCGCCGATGCTGCGCGACATGCTTGGCAACGACCGCCAGGTAACGCGCAGCGAACTGCAAAAACTCGTTCTTTATGCCGGGGATGGTGGCAGGTTGACCCGGGACGACGTCATGCGATTGTGCGGTGATAACGCGGCCCTGGCCATCGATGCTGTCGTCGATTCCATCGCCACCGGCCACGCCCGTCGCTTCGACGATGCCATGACGCGCGCGGCGGCCGCCGGAACCGACGCACAGCGCCTGCTGATCGTCGCAATGCAGCATTTTTCGAGGCTGCGTGCCATGCGTGCTGAAATCGATGCCGGAGCAAGCGTCGACCAGATCGTCAGCCGGGCAACGCCACGCATCCATTTTTCGCGCAAGGCCGGTTTCGAGCAACAGCTCAGGCTCTGGAACGATGATGGGCTGGCGGCAGCCTGCAATCGTCTGGCCGCCGCCATCCTCGACAGCCGCAAATCGGGGCCACTGGCCCCGGCCATAGGCCGCCAGGCGCTGCTTGCCATATGCATGGCCGCGGCCAGACGATAG
- the lptE gene encoding LPS assembly lipoprotein LptE — MAGCTLTPIYGGANAANASLALSYAEPETRLEQVVYRTLSDRLGPNVAGAPQFSAQVSSNTTRIGLSSISGPIAENQLTITITYLVVDDGMSVAGGTRSATTGYRTTGQSIADDAARTAAEEQAAKAAAETVRLALLAVLQAR; from the coding sequence TTGGCCGGCTGCACACTGACGCCGATTTACGGCGGTGCGAACGCGGCGAACGCGAGCCTCGCCCTGAGCTATGCGGAACCGGAAACGCGCCTGGAGCAAGTGGTTTATCGCACGCTTTCGGATCGACTTGGGCCGAACGTCGCGGGCGCACCGCAGTTTTCTGCCCAGGTTTCGTCCAACACCACGCGCATTGGCCTATCCAGTATATCGGGGCCAATAGCGGAAAATCAGCTCACGATCACAATAACTTATCTCGTAGTCGACGATGGCATGAGCGTCGCCGGCGGCACGCGCTCGGCCACCACCGGCTATCGCACGACGGGCCAAAGCATCGCCGATGATGCCGCTCGGACGGCAGCGGAAGAACAGGCGGCAAAGGCAGCAGCAGAAACTGTTCGTCTGGCTTTACTGGCCGTCCTGCAGGCACGATGA
- the leuS gene encoding leucine--tRNA ligase: MANASERYNPREQEPHWQKVWAENKTFETSNDDPREPYYVLEMFPYPSGRIHVGHVRNYTMGDVVARFQRAKGKKVLHPMGWDAFGMPAENAAMANKVHPREWTYDNIAAMRKQLQSMGFSLDWSREFATCDEQYYHRQQMLFIDMLEAGLVTRKSSKVNWDPVDHTVLANEQVIDGRGWRSGALVEQRELTQWFFKISDFAEDLLSAIDGLTDWPEKVRLMQRNWIGRSEGLRILFGVASGDAGQDSVEIFTTRPDTLFGASFVALSPDHPMAAHLAQSDPALAEFIAECHRMGTSAEVIETAEKRGYRTTITVTHPVIEGATLPVYVANFVLMDYGTGAIFGCPAHDQRDLDFARKYDLPVIPVVLPPNTDAEVFSVEDEAYTGPGVAFNSGFLDGMDVDAAKDAIARFLETEKVEGKPQGVRQVNYRLRDWGISRQRYWGCPIPVIHCDTCGIVPVPKDQLPVRLPADVEFDTPGNPLDRHPSFKYVDCPSCGSKARRETDTMDTFVDSSWYFARFTAPHADNPTIPEMANEWLPVDQYIGGIEHAILHLLYSRFFARAMSQTGHMDVDEPFKGLFTQGMVTHETYKDAQGNWVPPTEVMVQASDGQRVATSSVTGEPVVIGSIEKMSKSKRNVIDPDDMIATYGADTVRWFVLSDSPPERDVQWTEAGIEGAWRFTQRAYKLVVEARELLSLDPAIIDGEEPHTVEILKAAHKATALIEADLAGLRFNRAVAQIYELANAIQKFIPAVSRSPSLANITALRTAIERFVQFIAPMMPHLAESCWANLGHQTMICDTPWPEADPDYLVDDTVVLAVQVNGKRRGEIEMPKDAPSAQAEAAALSLDAVVRILEGNPPRKVIVVPNRIVNVVC; the protein is encoded by the coding sequence ATGGCAAACGCTTCCGAGCGCTACAATCCGCGCGAACAAGAACCTCATTGGCAAAAGGTCTGGGCGGAGAACAAAACCTTCGAAACGTCCAACGACGATCCGCGTGAGCCCTACTATGTGCTCGAGATGTTTCCCTACCCCTCGGGCCGCATCCATGTCGGCCATGTGCGCAACTACACCATGGGCGACGTGGTTGCACGGTTCCAGCGGGCCAAGGGTAAAAAAGTCCTCCACCCAATGGGTTGGGATGCGTTCGGCATGCCCGCCGAAAACGCGGCGATGGCCAACAAGGTCCACCCGCGCGAGTGGACCTATGACAATATCGCGGCAATGCGCAAGCAATTGCAATCTATGGGTTTTTCGCTCGACTGGAGCAGGGAATTTGCGACCTGTGACGAACAATATTACCACCGCCAGCAAATGCTGTTCATCGATATGCTTGAAGCGGGTCTGGTCACGCGCAAGTCTTCCAAGGTCAACTGGGACCCCGTCGACCATACGGTTCTGGCCAACGAACAGGTGATCGACGGCCGCGGTTGGCGCTCGGGCGCGCTGGTCGAACAGCGCGAATTGACCCAGTGGTTCTTCAAGATTTCCGATTTTGCCGAAGATCTGCTCTCCGCGATCGACGGCCTGACCGATTGGCCCGAAAAAGTCCGACTGATGCAGCGCAACTGGATCGGACGATCCGAAGGGCTGCGCATCCTGTTTGGCGTCGCTTCGGGTGATGCGGGTCAGGACAGCGTCGAGATTTTTACCACGCGGCCCGATACGCTGTTTGGCGCTTCCTTTGTTGCCCTTTCGCCCGACCACCCCATGGCTGCCCATCTGGCCCAGTCCGATCCGGCTCTGGCCGAATTCATCGCCGAGTGTCACCGCATGGGCACCTCGGCCGAAGTGATCGAAACTGCCGAAAAGCGGGGCTATCGCACGACAATTACCGTGACCCATCCGGTAATAGAAGGCGCAACCCTGCCCGTCTATGTCGCCAATTTCGTCTTGATGGATTACGGCACGGGCGCAATTTTCGGCTGTCCGGCCCATGACCAGCGCGACCTCGATTTTGCCCGCAAATACGACCTCCCGGTCATCCCCGTCGTTTTGCCGCCAAACACGGATGCCGAGGTGTTTTCCGTTGAAGATGAAGCCTATACCGGTCCCGGGGTCGCTTTTAATTCCGGATTTCTCGACGGTATGGATGTCGACGCCGCCAAGGATGCGATCGCCCGCTTTCTGGAAACCGAAAAGGTCGAAGGCAAGCCTCAGGGTGTCCGCCAGGTCAATTATCGCCTGCGCGACTGGGGCATCTCGCGTCAGCGCTACTGGGGTTGCCCGATCCCTGTCATCCATTGCGACACCTGCGGCATCGTTCCCGTGCCCAAGGATCAATTGCCGGTCCGTCTGCCGGCCGATGTCGAGTTCGACACGCCGGGTAATCCGCTGGACCGCCACCCGAGCTTCAAATACGTCGATTGCCCATCATGCGGCTCCAAGGCGCGCCGGGAAACCGACACGATGGATACATTTGTCGATTCCTCGTGGTATTTCGCTCGCTTTACAGCACCGCACGCCGACAATCCGACGATTCCGGAGATGGCCAACGAATGGCTGCCGGTCGATCAGTACATCGGCGGCATCGAACACGCCATTTTGCACCTGCTGTATTCGCGCTTTTTCGCCCGCGCCATGAGCCAGACAGGCCACATGGATGTCGATGAGCCCTTCAAGGGCCTGTTCACCCAGGGCATGGTGACTCACGAGACCTACAAGGACGCCCAGGGCAATTGGGTGCCGCCTACCGAAGTCATGGTGCAGGCATCCGATGGCCAGCGCGTGGCAACCTCTTCGGTGACCGGCGAGCCTGTGGTCATCGGCTCGATCGAAAAGATGAGTAAATCCAAGCGCAACGTCATCGATCCCGACGATATGATCGCCACGTATGGCGCCGATACGGTGCGCTGGTTCGTGCTTTCCGATTCGCCACCCGAACGCGACGTGCAGTGGACCGAAGCGGGCATCGAGGGTGCTTGGCGCTTTACTCAACGGGCCTACAAGCTGGTCGTCGAGGCGCGCGAGCTGCTTTCGCTCGACCCGGCCATAATCGACGGTGAGGAGCCGCACACTGTCGAAATCCTCAAGGCCGCCCATAAGGCCACGGCCCTGATCGAGGCCGATCTGGCGGGGCTGCGGTTCAATCGCGCCGTCGCCCAGATCTACGAGCTGGCCAATGCGATTCAGAAGTTCATTCCGGCCGTGAGCAGATCACCCTCTCTGGCCAATATCACTGCGCTGCGCACGGCCATCGAACGCTTCGTGCAGTTCATCGCTCCCATGATGCCTCATCTGGCCGAAAGCTGTTGGGCCAATCTGGGTCATCAGACGATGATCTGCGACACGCCCTGGCCGGAAGCCGACCCGGACTATCTTGTTGATGACACGGTTGTTTTGGCAGTTCAGGTCAACGGCAAACGGCGTGGTGAGATCGAAATGCCCAAAGACGCGCCTTCGGCCCAGGCCGAAGCTGCGGCCTTGTCACTGGACGCGGTTGTCCGCATTCTCGAAGGCAATCCACCCCGAAAGGTGATCGTCGTGCCCAACAGGATCGTCAATGTGGTTTGCTAG
- a CDS encoding YggS family pyridoxal phosphate-dependent enzyme: MSPNAPETAAQRLADIKTRMDRAAGRLEGGARANLVAVSKTFDASAIAPVIEAGQRHFGENRVQEAQGKWPALKSAYRDIVLHLIGPLQTNKAGDAVGLFDVIESVDRDKLARVLSGEMEKQNRHLPCFVQVNIGGEAQKAGVAVSETVAFVARCRDQYGLDIVGLMCIPPVEDAPGPYFAQLARLAREAGVSQLSMGMSSDFETAILMGATQVRVGSALFGAR; the protein is encoded by the coding sequence ATGAGCCCAAACGCCCCGGAAACCGCTGCCCAACGGCTCGCGGACATCAAGACCCGCATGGATCGAGCCGCCGGGCGGCTTGAAGGGGGCGCTCGCGCCAATCTGGTAGCCGTTTCCAAGACCTTCGATGCTTCGGCGATCGCTCCGGTCATTGAGGCCGGACAGCGTCATTTCGGTGAAAACCGTGTCCAGGAGGCGCAGGGCAAATGGCCCGCCCTGAAATCGGCATATCGCGATATCGTATTGCATCTGATTGGGCCGCTGCAGACCAACAAGGCGGGCGATGCGGTTGGATTGTTCGATGTCATCGAAAGCGTGGACCGCGACAAGTTGGCCAGGGTGCTCTCGGGTGAGATGGAAAAACAGAATCGGCATCTGCCTTGCTTCGTGCAGGTCAATATCGGGGGCGAAGCGCAAAAAGCGGGGGTGGCGGTATCGGAAACAGTCGCCTTCGTTGCCCGCTGCAGGGATCAATATGGGCTCGATATCGTTGGTTTGATGTGTATTCCCCCGGTCGAGGACGCTCCAGGGCCCTATTTTGCGCAGCTGGCGCGTTTGGCAAGAGAGGCCGGCGTTTCTCAATTGTCCATGGGGATGAGTTCGGATTTCGAGACGGCAATATTGATGGGAGCAACGCAGGTTCGGGTGGGTTCGGCGCTTTTCGGGGCTCGATAA
- a CDS encoding response regulator transcription factor: MNKRRLLVVDDDTDLRAALVGQLEPYREFDITEAGTASGARETARAGHFDLMLLDVGLPDMDGREALKIMRSDGFRAPVIMLTGQDSESDEILGLESGANDYVTKPFRFSVLLARMRAALRQHDQSEDVVFTIGPYSFQPAAKTLENGDGSKIRLTDKETSILKFLYRQGAKTISRDVLLAEVWGYNNRVTTHTLETHIYRLRQKIERDPSNARLLVTEEGGYRLVP, from the coding sequence ATGAACAAGCGCCGTTTGCTGGTCGTCGACGACGACACCGATCTGCGGGCCGCATTGGTGGGGCAGCTCGAACCCTATCGCGAGTTCGACATCACGGAAGCGGGAACGGCCTCCGGAGCGCGTGAAACCGCCCGGGCGGGCCATTTCGATCTTATGCTGCTTGATGTTGGCCTGCCCGACATGGATGGCCGGGAAGCCCTCAAGATCATGCGCAGCGACGGATTTAGGGCGCCGGTCATCATGCTGACGGGGCAGGACAGCGAGTCCGACGAAATTCTTGGACTTGAAAGCGGTGCAAATGACTATGTCACCAAGCCATTCCGCTTTTCGGTGCTTCTGGCGCGCATGCGTGCCGCGCTGCGCCAGCACGATCAGAGCGAGGATGTGGTTTTCACCATCGGGCCCTACAGCTTCCAGCCTGCGGCCAAGACACTGGAAAATGGCGATGGTTCGAAGATCCGTCTGACCGACAAGGAAACCTCGATCCTCAAATTCTTGTACCGGCAGGGTGCCAAGACCATTTCACGCGATGTCCTGCTCGCCGAAGTCTGGGGATACAACAATCGCGTCACAACCCATACGCTCGAGACCCATATCTACCGTTTGCGCCAAAAGATCGAACGCGACCCGTCAAATGCACGTCTTTTGGTCACTGAAGAAGGCGGATACCGGCTGGTTCCCTGA
- a CDS encoding Crp/Fnr family transcriptional regulator: protein MDEAAAVAALAELDFFSSFSDEQLRLLAFVCEDVSLSPGDVLYTAGDVADGGYVLVSGALETTDSPVEDSGRFRIDPVALVGELGLMLTRPRGASLRAARSSTLLFVPRGPFLKLLRSHPELAEDVAATIRAELSRYLDSITRLGERFSD, encoded by the coding sequence ATGGACGAAGCGGCGGCAGTGGCCGCGTTGGCAGAACTCGATTTTTTTTCCAGCTTTTCTGATGAACAGCTGCGCCTTCTGGCGTTCGTTTGCGAAGACGTTTCGCTTTCTCCTGGTGATGTTCTCTATACGGCAGGTGATGTTGCCGACGGCGGCTATGTCCTTGTGTCCGGCGCTCTTGAGACAACGGACTCGCCAGTTGAGGACAGTGGGCGGTTTCGCATCGATCCCGTTGCGCTGGTGGGAGAGCTCGGCCTGATGCTGACCCGTCCGCGCGGCGCATCGCTCCGGGCGGCGCGATCGAGCACATTACTGTTTGTGCCGCGCGGACCTTTTCTGAAACTGCTGAGAAGCCATCCCGAACTTGCCGAAGATGTCGCGGCAACAATCAGGGCCGAACTTTCGCGCTATCTCGATTCCATTACCCGTCTGGGCGAGCGGTTTTCAGACTGA
- the xth gene encoding exodeoxyribonuclease III has translation MPSLATWNINSVRLRLPIVLDFLSQYGPDVLCLQEIKCMNDQFPRSALADAGYPHQAVHGQKGYHGVAILSKHPLDEITARGFCDIPDCRHVSARLDFGKGPFTVHNFYVPAGGDEPNPEINPKFRHKLDFLAEMEDWFDDLVFDERQLICGDFNVAPHENDVWSHKQLLKVVSHTPVETEALDRLLSRRNWVDLVRQHIPIEEKVYSWWSYRAKDWDMSDRGRRLDHIWATRDIAAHAKAAHILRPARGWSEKPSDHVPVIVDFA, from the coding sequence ATGCCTTCGCTTGCCACCTGGAACATCAACTCGGTGCGGCTGCGCCTGCCCATCGTCCTCGATTTTCTCTCCCAGTACGGCCCTGATGTCCTGTGTCTGCAGGAGATCAAATGCATGAACGATCAGTTCCCCCGCTCAGCCCTCGCCGATGCCGGCTATCCCCACCAGGCCGTTCACGGGCAAAAAGGCTATCACGGGGTGGCCATACTTTCGAAACATCCCCTTGACGAAATCACGGCGCGCGGCTTTTGCGACATCCCTGACTGCCGCCACGTTTCGGCCCGGCTCGACTTCGGCAAAGGCCCGTTCACCGTACACAATTTCTACGTTCCCGCTGGCGGCGACGAGCCAAACCCCGAAATCAACCCCAAATTCCGCCACAAGCTCGACTTTCTGGCCGAGATGGAAGATTGGTTCGACGATCTGGTTTTCGACGAGCGCCAGCTGATTTGCGGCGATTTCAACGTGGCGCCCCATGAAAACGACGTCTGGAGCCATAAGCAGCTCCTCAAAGTGGTTTCCCATACGCCAGTCGAAACCGAAGCCCTCGACCGCCTGCTCTCCCGGCGCAATTGGGTCGATCTTGTGCGCCAGCACATACCGATCGAGGAAAAAGTCTATTCCTGGTGGAGCTACAGAGCCAAGGATTGGGACATGTCCGACCGCGGCCGCCGGCTCGATCACATATGGGCGACACGCGACATCGCGGCCCACGCAAAAGCAGCCCATATCCTGCGCCCGGCCCGCGGATGGTCGGAAAAACCCTCCGACCATGTGCCGGTAATCGTTGATTTCGCCTAG
- a CDS encoding LolA family protein, with the protein MIRIVAALLTAGICALALAMPVNAQSRVLTPDEEFLLQEISAHNTEIRTMAGRFVQIDSQGGQIEGTFWLKRPDMVRFRYAPPSREEIISQGRGFYVIDRQERTQYAYPQDNVPLRQFLGDEVSLINSNLSDVVLSETHVSVMIVDESPIGTVQVSLIFDRESLDLVQWSLIEPSGVETTFSITETEKGVDIPDQYFRIDPTYRSVNAN; encoded by the coding sequence ATGATTCGCATTGTCGCCGCACTCTTGACAGCAGGCATTTGCGCGCTCGCACTGGCCATGCCCGTCAATGCGCAGTCACGCGTTCTGACCCCGGATGAAGAGTTTCTCCTTCAAGAGATTTCGGCCCACAACACCGAAATTCGCACCATGGCTGGTCGCTTTGTCCAGATCGACAGCCAGGGCGGGCAAATCGAGGGCACATTCTGGCTCAAGCGCCCCGACATGGTGCGCTTCCGCTATGCCCCGCCAAGTCGGGAAGAGATCATTTCGCAGGGTCGCGGATTTTATGTCATCGACCGTCAGGAGCGCACCCAATACGCCTATCCGCAGGACAATGTGCCGCTGCGCCAGTTTCTCGGCGATGAGGTCAGCCTGATCAACTCCAACCTCTCCGACGTCGTGCTCTCGGAAACCCACGTATCGGTAATGATTGTTGATGAAAGCCCCATCGGTACCGTGCAGGTTTCGCTGATCTTTGATCGCGAGTCACTCGATCTCGTACAGTGGAGCCTAATAGAGCCCTCCGGAGTGGAAACCACGTTTTCGATTACCGAGACCGAAAAGGGCGTCGATATTCCCGATCAGTATTTCCGCATCGATCCCACCTACCGGTCGGTCAACGCGAACTGA
- a CDS encoding DNA translocase FtsK, whose translation MVLRKPTGRSMTLHPSPHLDDSHRSTPVLSITIPVRIIGIVVALVCALALVALASWSVDDPSFSYATDKPVENWLGFAGAAIADIGFQLLGLGAPLLLLPPLLWSWSMIRRIVPSYLGLRLTGWLLGTVLATGMFACFPSPESWPLPLGLGGFVGTGFTNLFITLAGDAPQGWGAILYAVLLGIPALGLVWLSARSRPAFESDLPVPAKTTARRKKAAEPEPEIDDTPDSNGLFDITIGFLAHTLYGARAAIKRVFRRKPSEQMPARNWQTNDFEPQLDKSIPFDRQQSDPEPQSPRDWDESAYDDYEDAHAPEASPRREADDIARMIVEQPSGGRARVAAPAPRPAPSPRQIREAQASFLPTDGFELPPLELLAAPSSTQVLPEHNPEALEANAKRLEGVLEDFGVKGDIINVRPGPVVTLYELEPAPGIKSSRVISLADDIARSMSAISARVAVVPGRNAIGIELPNKTRETVFLRELLASNDFDKAKAKLPICLGKTIGGEPIIVDLARMPHLLIAGTTGSGKSVGINTMILSLLYKMSPEQCRLIMIDPKMLELSVYDGIPHLLTPVVTDPAKAVVALKWAVREMEDRYKKMSKIGVRNIDGFNARVAESAAKGEVLTRTVQTGFDRETGEAIFESEQFDLEPLPFIVVIVDEMADLMMVAGKDIEGTIQRLAQMARAAGIHIIMATQRPSVDVITGTIKANFPTRVSFQVTSKIDSRTILGEQGAEQLLGNGDMLYMAGGGRIKRLHGAFVADNEVEDIVAHLKSQGTPEYLESITAEDDDGQSSIDEDGGFGGSGDELYDKAVNIVLSDKKASTSYIQRRLSVGYNKAATLIERMEHEGIISPANHAGKREVLIGDNADGY comes from the coding sequence TGGCTGGGCTTTGCCGGCGCGGCGATCGCCGATATCGGCTTTCAGCTTCTGGGGCTTGGCGCGCCGCTGTTGCTTTTGCCGCCGCTGTTGTGGTCCTGGTCGATGATCCGTCGCATCGTTCCCTCCTATCTCGGCCTGCGCCTGACGGGCTGGCTGCTTGGCACGGTGCTGGCAACGGGCATGTTTGCCTGCTTTCCTTCGCCGGAAAGCTGGCCCCTGCCGCTTGGTCTGGGCGGGTTTGTGGGCACCGGATTCACAAATCTGTTCATCACCCTGGCCGGCGATGCGCCGCAGGGCTGGGGCGCTATTCTTTATGCGGTTCTGCTTGGCATTCCCGCGCTTGGGCTGGTCTGGCTTTCGGCGCGGTCGCGGCCCGCATTCGAGAGCGATTTGCCGGTTCCGGCCAAGACCACTGCGCGCCGGAAGAAAGCCGCCGAGCCCGAGCCTGAAATTGACGACACACCCGATTCCAACGGGCTTTTCGATATTACGATCGGCTTTCTTGCCCATACCCTCTATGGTGCCCGGGCCGCGATAAAACGGGTTTTCCGCCGCAAGCCATCCGAGCAGATGCCGGCCCGCAACTGGCAAACCAATGATTTCGAACCCCAGCTCGACAAATCCATCCCATTTGATCGGCAACAATCAGATCCTGAACCCCAGTCCCCTCGCGATTGGGACGAAAGCGCCTACGACGATTATGAGGACGCACACGCGCCCGAAGCATCTCCTCGACGCGAGGCTGACGACATTGCCCGCATGATCGTCGAGCAACCTTCGGGGGGACGCGCCCGCGTGGCGGCGCCGGCTCCCCGTCCCGCCCCCTCCCCGCGCCAGATACGCGAGGCCCAGGCGTCATTTCTGCCAACCGACGGGTTCGAACTGCCGCCGCTCGAACTGCTCGCTGCTCCCAGCTCGACGCAGGTCCTGCCGGAGCACAATCCTGAAGCGCTCGAAGCCAATGCCAAGCGCCTCGAAGGCGTTCTGGAAGATTTTGGCGTCAAGGGCGATATCATCAATGTGCGTCCTGGCCCGGTTGTCACGCTCTACGAACTCGAACCTGCGCCGGGCATCAAATCGAGCCGCGTCATCTCGCTGGCCGACGACATTGCGCGCTCAATGAGCGCCATTTCCGCCCGTGTGGCCGTCGTCCCCGGCCGCAACGCCATCGGCATCGAATTGCCCAACAAGACGCGCGAAACCGTGTTTCTGCGCGAACTTCTGGCCTCCAACGATTTCGACAAGGCCAAGGCCAAGCTGCCCATCTGTCTGGGCAAGACCATTGGCGGCGAACCGATCATTGTCGATCTGGCGCGCATGCCCCATCTGCTCATCGCCGGCACCACCGGCTCGGGCAAGTCGGTCGGGATCAACACGATGATCCTTTCCCTGCTCTACAAGATGAGCCCGGAACAGTGCCGGCTCATCATGATCGACCCCAAGATGCTCGAGCTCTCGGTCTATGACGGCATTCCACACCTTTTGACCCCAGTCGTCACCGACCCCGCCAAGGCGGTCGTCGCCCTCAAATGGGCCGTCCGCGAGATGGAAGACCGCTACAAGAAGATGAGCAAGATCGGTGTGCGCAACATCGATGGGTTCAACGCCCGCGTTGCCGAATCGGCCGCCAAGGGGGAAGTGCTCACGCGCACCGTTCAGACCGGGTTTGATCGTGAAACCGGCGAAGCGATCTTTGAGAGCGAACAATTCGATCTCGAACCGCTCCCCTTCATCGTGGTCATTGTCGATGAAATGGCCGACCTGATGATGGTGGCGGGAAAGGACATCGAAGGCACGATCCAGCGGCTGGCCCAGATGGCGCGCGCCGCCGGCATCCACATCATCATGGCGACTCAACGCCCCTCGGTCGACGTGATCACCGGCACCATCAAGGCCAACTTCCCCACCCGCGTCTCGTTCCAGGTGACCTCCAAGATCGATTCGCGCACTATCCTGGGCGAGCAGGGGGCCGAGCAACTGCTTGGCAATGGCGACATGCTCTACATGGCCGGTGGCGGGCGCATAAAGCGACTCCATGGCGCCTTCGTGGCCGACAACGAAGTCGAGGACATCGTCGCCCATCTCAAGAGCCAGGGTACGCCCGAATATCTCGAATCGATAACCGCCGAGGACGATGACGGCCAGAGCAGCATCGACGAAGACGGCGGCTTCGGCGGATCGGGCGACGAGCTTTACGACAAGGCCGTCAACATCGTGCTCTCCGACAAGAAGGCATCGACCTCCTACATTCAGCGCCGACTTTCGGTGGGCTACAACAAGGCCGCGACACTGATCGAACGCATGGAGCACGAAGGCATCATTTCCCCTGCCAACCATGCGGGCAAACGCGAAGTGCTGATTGGCGACAACGCCGACGGCTACTAG